In Rhodamnia argentea isolate NSW1041297 chromosome 11, ASM2092103v1, whole genome shotgun sequence, one genomic interval encodes:
- the LOC115746991 gene encoding uncharacterized protein LOC115746991 isoform X2 yields MANPGVGTKFVSVNLNKSYGQHAQHHQANSYGQSRTRVGSHGGSGSGGMVVLSRPRSSQKAGPKLSVPPPLNLPSLRKEHEKFDTLGTSGSAAGGGVSGNGMRPGSSGMGWTKPVNVGLQEKEVSGSGDKCVSGAVDLELHSAADALNKGGSAYMPPSGRSGPVVSAYLPVQKASVLRGEDFPSLRAAVPSASGSSQRQKDGPSLKQKQLSSEEAGNEQRPNSHMSSLVDMRPQVLSSRHSFANDVHENGNENHTFGSSRTSEQSRKQDDYFSGPLPLVRLNPRSDWADDERDTSRGLIERGRDNVFSKSEAYWDGDFDMPKVSFPPHKPAHGSLNRWGQRDNETGKYSSSEVHRADPYGRDVRISGGDGREGNSWKISSPIPKGGAGVPESRNDRNNLGVRSSMLSMETKKDDKHISFPFRDGAPDDLGRKDIAYGQGGRLSWNSNLDSFNSRGTERIVRARNGSEQFTKYNGDGPQNSSASKSSSGGRGLPVNDPILNFAKDKRPFSKNEKPYLEDPFLKDFGDGRDSLSGSLVGVVKRKKDMLKQTDFYDPVRESFEAELERVQKMQEQERQRILEEQERALEFARREEEERARLVREQEEMQKRLEEEAKEAAWRAEQERLEALHRAEEQRIAREEERRRVLLEEERRKQAAKQKLLELEERIAKRQAEAVRGSSNSLIADERYAGLLKEKDTLRGADTGDWEDSEHMVERITTPASSDSSTFNRTFEMGSRPNISRDSSISMERGKPSNSWRRDPFETGSSSTFGLAEQEGGQYGPRGDVSHGGRTLHRKEYNGAGYVSYRSYNKGGVSEPQMDDFPDTRGHRWNLDGDPVNRNPELDPELHENFNERFAGDVGWGHSRSHGYPYPPSSEQFYQNPEADGSYSFGRSRYSMRQPRVLPPPSLSSMHKHARGGEIERPGPSSFLDSKMHHTDSVRSESTLNVGHGVGHQEDLDHELVGVKQESTDEQKLDPQTAPRCDSQSSLSVSSPPDSPIHLSHDDLDESGDYSVKSAAGQDGDFLIPEKEVVVLPTKAGQVANASRSISSEDEGEWTEENNELLQEQEEYDEDEEGYQEEDEVREADDEIGDRHQELDDIHLENESSAGLVDNLVLGFNEGVEVPVPSDDYEQSPRNREVAYAVPSVSLGHGQEEESSVRLSSDVRTGQHVDGSPQSSMDASSRLLQEAEKAMQGLVIKPNNIVVTPAASQISDDMDAPVRHVVPSGSNLILHSTAPGVTTQAEAPKLQFGLFSGPSLIPSPVPAIQIGSIQMPLHLHPQVSPSLSPMQQAHPPIFQFGQLRYSSAFPPGIVPMAPQPLSLVQPNVPANFPFNHNRDGSLSVQPSQDITAPNLAKMDDASLSAESQSGVVPRHSILPQDKAMKNLNPSAARDKAESMLTVQQDRAENAQFLEGNNVPVFKLEEPDQQNEGGKNYKFMSNSKKWEGQGITGFPSSQAIRKERDFNGSKVHGSVNGGKVKHYVFKVKNPASRSSLPEIEVSQSDSSGYQRRQRRTVRRTEFRVRENGERRRSAILGSPSLLGLDDRSSVNARSTVISGRTGSGKAVLSSKLPKRTFESESIRSGSMNTQEMESCSRNEKRSLKESISKTQSVHQPHSLEQIPKSNVHEEDIDAPLQSGIVRVFQQPGIEAPSDEDDFIEVRSKRQMLNDKREQREKEIRAKSRVAKVPRKSHPLPNATNFPSSSKRISSLRSGETATTGHNDFATADGHGLANIELSVTFSASMVSQPLAPIGTPAAKTEAQAESDPQTIMSLPADIGKNLGPGSIFESKNKAMDNVQPLDSWGNSGINQQVMSLTQSQLDEAMKPAKFDARVSVGESSFTAGEGSVPLASISAKDKSFSSAASPINSLLAGEKIQFGAVTSPTVLPPSSHALSHGIGPPNSCLLDVQVSHKLSATEDGCNIFFEKDKNSGEPCVHLEDSEAEAEAAASAVAVAAISSDEIVGNGLGRSVSVSDAKTFGAVDVDGISTAGDQESVNHLRAEESLNVSLPADLSVETPPISLWQPLTSSQSTSSQMLSHFPGGPPSHFPFYEMNPMMGSPIFAFGPNEESASTQQQSQKSSAPNSGPHGSWPQCHSGVDSFYGPPAGFTGPFISPGGIPGVQGPPHMVVYNHFAPVGQFGQVGLSFMGTTFIPSGRQPDWKHNPASAPMAGEGDMNNLNVVPTQRNPANMPAPIQHLAPGSPLLPIASPMFDVPPFQTNPEMSVHARWTHLPASPLQSSSMSLPMQQQAGTLPPQFSNGPSVDQSLAANRFADTRTSTPESSRNFPVAADGNANRLPDELGLLDPSSSGSGATTQSIVAKNSPLNANVNHQNGGDNDGCSSETAAVFENKPSHQRSISSHNYSSSSAYNYPRGGPSQKGNEWPHRRAGFQGRNHSFGSEKGFASSKVKQIYVAKQTSGGKTATS; encoded by the exons ATGGCCAATCCTGGAGTTGGGACCAAATTTGTGTCGGTGAACTTGAACAAATCTTACGGGCAGCATGCACAGCACCACCAAGCAAACTCTTACGGACAGAGTCGAACCCGGGTTGGTAGTCATGGTGGCAGTGGAAGTGGAGGTATGGTGGTGCTTTCGCGGCCTCGTAGCTCACAGAAAGCTGGGCCCAAGCTTTCTGTTCCACCCCCCTTGAACTTGCCATCTTTGAGGAAGGAGCATGAGAAATTCGACACCTTGGGAACCAGTGGCAGTGCTGCTGGTGGAGGGGTGAGTGGAAATGGGATGAGGCCCGGTTCATCTGGTATGGGATGGACTAAACCAGTGAATGTCGGCTTGCAGGAGAAGGAAGTTTCTGGTTCTGGTGATAAGTGTGTTTCTGGAGCGGTTGATCTGGAATTGCATAGTGCTGCTGATGCCTTGAATAAGGGAGGTAGTGCATATATGCCACCTTCGGGTCGGTCTGGACCTGTAGTTTCCGCATATCTGCCAGTGCAGAAAGCTTCAGTTTTGAGGGGAGAGGACTTCCCTTCTTTGCGAGCTGCCGTTCCTTCTGCATCTGGCTCATCACAGAGGCAGAAGGATGGTCCGAGTCTGAAACAAAAGCAGTTGTCCAGTGAAGAGGCAGGTAATGAGCAGAGGCCAAACTCTCATATGAGCTCCCTCGTTGACATGCGTCCTCAAGTGCTGTCATCTCGTCATAGTTTTGCTAATGATGTTCatgaaaatggaaatgagaatCATACTTTTGGCAGTTCTCGAACTTCTGAGCAGAGTCGAAAGCAGGATGATTACTTTTCAGGGCCACTGCCTCTTGTTCGATTGAATCCAAGGTCTGATTGGGCTGATGATGAGCGTGATACTAGTCGTGGTTTGATAGAACGTGGCAGAGACAATGTCTTTTCCAAGAGTGAAGCTTATTGGGATGGGGATTTTGATATGCCCAAGGTAAGTTTTCCCCCTCACAAACCAGCTCATGGCTCTCTTAACAGGTGGGGTCAGCGTGACAATGAAACTGGGAAATATTCTTCCAGCGAAGTCCACAGAGCAGACCCTTATGGCAGAGATGTGAGAATATCTGGTGGCGATGGCAGGGAGGGAAACTCATGGAAAATATCTTCCCCCATTCCAAAAGGTGGAGCTGGTGTACCAGAATCCAGAAACGACAGAAACAATCTTGGTGTCAGGTCATCTATGCTGAGtatggaaacaaaaaaggatgataagcacatctcttttccttttagaGATGGTGCGCCTGATGATCTTGGAAGGAAGGACATTGCTTACGGACAAGGTGGGAGACTGTCATGGAACAGCAATTTAGATTCATTCAATAGTCGAGGGACAGAGCGGATTGTGAGAGCCCGTAATGGCTCTGAACAGTTCACCAAATACAATGGTGATGGTCCCCAAAATAGTTCAGCATCCAAAAGCTCATCTGGTGGTAGAGGCCTTCCTGTGAATGATCCAATACTTAATTTTGCAAAGGATAAACGTCCATTCTCAAAGAATGAAAAGCCTTATCTGGAGGACCCTTTCTTAAAGGATTTTGGTGATGGACGTGATTCTCTTTCTGGAAGCCTTGTAGGCgtggtgaaaagaaaaaaagatatgcTTAAGCAGACCGACTTTTATGACCCTGTCAGGGAGTCTTTTGAGGCTGAACTTGAGAGAGTTCAGAAGATGCAAGAGCAGGAACGGCAGCGCATTCTCGAGGAACAAGAAAGAGCCTTGGAGTTTGCCCGtcgggaagaggaggagagagctAGGCTAGTCAGAGAACAGGAGGAAATGCAGAAAAGGcttgaagaagaagccaaagaagCTGCCTGGAGAGCAGAACAAGAAAGGTTGGAAGCCTTGCACAGAGCTGAGGAGCAGAGGATAGCGAGGGAAGAGGAGAGGCGGAGGGTTCTcttggaagaagaaaggagaaaacagGCAGCTAAGCAAAAGCTTTTGGAACTAGAGGAGAGGATTGCCAAGAGGCAGGCTGAAGCAGTAAGAGGTAGTAGTAACTCTTTAATTGCAGATGAGAGGTATGCGGGGTTGCTGAAAGAGAAAGATACATTGAGGGGAGCAGATACAGGTGATTGGGAAGATAGTGAACATATGGTTGAGAGGATTACTACTCCAGCATCTTCTGATTCTTCTACTTTCAATAGAACATTTGAGATGGGCAGCAGGCCAAATATTTCTCGGGATAGTTCAATATCAATGGAAAGAGGGAAACCTTCTAATTCATGGAGAAGGGACCCGTTTGAGACAGGGAGCAGCTCAACCTTTGGTCTGGCAGAACAAGAGGGTGGTCAATATGGCCCTAGAGGAGATGTATCACACGGAGGAAGAACATTGCATAGGAAAGAGTACAATGGAGCTGGTTATGTGTCTTATAGGAGTTACAATAAAGGAGGGGTGTCAGAGCCTCAGATGGATGATTTCCCTGACACTAGAGGGCACAGGTGGAATCTTGATGGAGATCCTGTTAATAGGAATCCTGAGCTTGATCCTGAGTTGCATGAGAATTTTAATGAGAGGTTTGCTGGTGATGTTGGGTGGGGGCACAGTCGGTCCCATGGTTATCCTTATCCTCCATCTTCTGAACAATTTTATCAGAATCCTGAGGCAGATGGATCTTATTCTTTTGGAAGGTCAAGGTATTCCATGAGGCAGCCTCGTGTtctccctcctccttccttaTCGTCCATGCATAAGCATGCACGTGGAGGTGAAATTGAGCGTCCAGGACCCTCATCTTTTCTAGATAGCAAGATGCATCATACAGATTCTGTAAGAAGTGAATCAACTCTGAATGTGGGTCATGGGGTGGGTCATCAAGAGGATTTGGATCATGAATTAGTTGGTGTCAAGCAAGAGAGCACTGATGAGCAGAAACTAGATCCACAGACTGCACCCAGGTGTGACTCCCaatcctctctctctgtttcgAGCCCCCCTGATTCTCCTATTCATCTTTCTCATGATGATTTGGATGAATCTGGGGACTATTCTGTGAAGTCAGCAGCTGGACAGGATGGAGATTTTCTCATCCCTGAAAAGGAAGTTGTTGTCTTACCGACCAAAGCTGGGCAGGTTGCAAATGCTTCCAGATCTATTTCTAGCGAGGACGAAGGGGAATGGACGGAAGAGAACAACGAACTGTTGCAGGAGCAAGAAGAgtatgatgaagatgaagagggataccaggaagaagatgaagtacgaGAAGCAGATGATGAGATTGGAGATAGACATCAGGAGCTTGACGATATTCACTTGGAGAATGAAAGTTCAGCTGGGCTTGTGGACAACTTGGTTTTAGGCTTTAATGAGGGCGTTGAAGTTCCTGTGCCAAGTGATGATTATGAACAAAGTCCAAGGAACAGAGAAGTTGCTTATGCAGTGCCATCGGTTTCTCTTGGCCATGGTCAAGAAGAGGAGTCCTCAGTCAGACTGAGCAGTGATGTGCGGACTGGTCAACATGTTGATGGTTCTCCTCAGTCAAGCATGGATGCTTCATCTAGGCTGCTGCAGGAAGCAGAGAAAGCCATGCAAGGCCTGGTGATTAAGCCTAACAATATTGTTGTTACACCGGCAGCTTCTCAGATTTCTGATGACATGGATGCTCCTGTCAGGCACGTAGTTCCATCCGGTAGCAACTTGATATTGCATTCTACTGCCCCTGGTGTTACTACTCAGGCTGAAGCACCTAAGCTTCAGTTCGGTCTGTTTTCTGGTCCTTCCTTGATACCATCTCCTGTGCCAGCTATTCAAATTGGTTCCATACAGATGCCTCTTCATTTGCATCCTCAAGTTTCTCCATCTCTTAGTCCAATGCAACAAGCACATCCTCCTATTTTTCAGTTTGGACAGCTCAGATACTCATCTGCATTTCCTCCTGGAATTGTGCCCATGGCTCCCCAGCCATTATCATTGGTTCAGCCAAATGTTCCagctaattttccttttaaccaTAATCGGGATGGCTCTTTGTCTGTTCAACCAAGTCAAGACATAACTGCTCCAAATCTTGCGAAAATGGATGATGCATCTCTGTCAGCAGAAAGCCAATCAGGTGTTGTTCCCAGGCACTCGATTCTGCCTCAAGATAAGGCTATGAAAAACCTAAATCCATCAGCAGCCAGAGACAAAGCAGAAAGCATGTTGACTGTGCAGCAGGATCGAGCAGAGAATGCTCAGTTTCTCGAGGGCAACAATGTTCCGGTTTTCAAATTAGAGGAGCCGGACCAACAGAATGAAGGTGGCAAGAACTACAAATTCATGTCAAATTCGAAAAAATGGGAAGGGCAGGGCATAACTGGGTTCCCATCATCTCAAGCCATCAGGAAAGAAAGGGATTTCAATGGATCAAAGGTTCATGGCTCTGTAAATGGTGGAAAAGTGAAGCACTATGTGTTCAAGGTAAAAAACCCTGCATCAAGGTCATCTCTTCCAGAAATTGAGGTTTCCCAGTCAGATTCTTCAGGATATCAAAGAAGGCAGAGGCGTACTGTAAGGCGAACTGAGTTCCGAGTTAGAGAGAACGGCGAAAGAAGGCGATCAGCAATCCTTGGTTCACCCTCGCTCCTTGGGCTGGATGACAGGTCAAGTGTAAATGCTAGAAGCACAGTAATTTCAGGAAGAACTGGTTCTGGAAAGGCTGTATTGTCAAGTAAACTGCCCAAGCGGACATTTGAGTCTGAAAGTATTAGATCTGGCTCAATGAATACTCAAGAAATGGAATCTTGTAGCAGAAATGAAAAGCGATCTTTGAAAGAGTCGATCTCAAAGACCCAGTCTGTACATCAGCCACACTCCCTTGAGCAAATCCCTAAGAGCAATGTTCATGAAGAAGATATTGATGCTCCTCTTCAAAGCGGTATTGTGCGTGTTTTTCAGCAACCTGGAATAGAAGCCCCTAGTGATGAAGACGACTTCATTGAGGTGAGGTCAAAGAGGCAAATGCTGAACGACAAGCGtgagcagagagagaaagagatcagGGCAAAGTCCCGTGTCGCAAAG GTGCCAAGGAAGTCTCATCCATTGCCCAATGCTACTAACTTCCCCAGTAGCTCCAAGAGAATCTCTTCCTTGAGAAGTGGAGAAACTGCGACCACGGGTCACAACGACTTTGCCACCGCAGATGGACATGGTTTGGCAAATATTGAATTATCAGTTACTTTTAGTGCCTCTATGGTGTCGCAACCATTGGCACCAATTGGGACACCTGCTGCTAAAACTGAAGCTCAGGCTGAGTCGGATCCCCAAACGATCAT GTCCCTTCCAGCTGACATTGGAAAGAATCTTGGGCCAGGCTCAATATTTGAGAGCAAGAATAAGGCCATGGATAATGTACAACCTCTGGACTCCTGGGGTAATTCAGGGATTAACCAACAG GTTATGTCCCTTACACAGTCACAACTTGACGAGGCAATGAAGCCTGCAAAATTTGATGCGCGTGTTTCTGTTGGAGAATCTAGTTTTACAGCTGGTGAGGGTAGTGTGCCATTGGCGTCCATATCAGCAAAAGACAAATCTTTTTCTTCAGCAGCAAGTCCAATAAATTCTCTGCTTGCGGGGGAGAAAATTCAGTTTG GTGCGGTAACATCTCCAACGGTTCTTCCTCCTAGCAGCCATGCTCTTTCTCATGGGATAGGCCCTCCAAATTCATGTCTTCTGGATGTTCAAGTTTCTCATAAACTTTCTGCAACTGAAGATGGTTGCAACATATTTTTCGAGAAGGATAAGAACTCAGGTGAGCCCTGTGTTCATCTAGAAGATAGTGAAGCTGAAGCTGAAGCAGCTGCttctgctgttgctgttgctgcaaTTAGCAGTGATGAGATAGTTGGGAATGGACTGGGTCGCTCTGTTTCTGTTTCAGATGCCAAAACTTTTGGAGCCGTAGATGTTGACGGGATATCCACAG CTGGTGATCAGGAGTCAGTAAATCACTTAAGGGCGGAAGAGTCTCTAAATGTTTCTCTTCCTGCTGACCTCTCTGTTGAAACCCCTCCCATTTCCTTGTGGCAACCATTGACAAGCTCACAGAGCACTTCAAGCCAGATGCTTTCACATTTTCCTGGAGGGCCaccttctcattttcctttctatGAGATGAACCCGATGATGGGGAGTCCAATATTTGCTTTCGGTCCCAATGAGGAATCTGCATCTACACAACAGCAATCACAGAAGAGCAGTGCACCCAATTCAGGGCCCCATGGGTCCTGGCCACAATGCCATTCTGGTGTAGATTCATTTTACGGTCCTCCTGCAGGGTTTACTGGCCCTTTCATCAGTCCTGGAGGAATACCTGGAGTTCAGGGCCCACCTCATATGGTTGTCTATAATCATTTTGCACCAGTTGGGCAGTTTGGACAGGTTGGCTTGAGTTTCATGGGCACTACCTTCATACCTTCAGGAAGGCAACCTGATTGGAAGCACAATCCTGCATCTGCTCCAATGGCTGGTGAGGGCGATATGAACAATTTAAACGTTGTTCCCACCCAGCGCAATCCGGCAAATATGCCTGCTCCAATTCAGCATCTTGCTCCTGGCTCACCTCTACTGCCCATAGCTTCCCCGATGTTTGATGTGCCTCCTTTCCAG ACCAATCCCGAGATGTCGGTCCATGCTCGATGGACTCATCTTCCTGCTTCTCCACTACAGTCCTCTTCAATGTCTTTGCCAATGCAGCAGCAAGCTGGGACACTGCCTCCACAGTTTAGCAACGGTCCTTCTGTTGACCAATCATTAGCTGCCAACAGATTTGCCGATACTCGCACCTCAACTCCAGAAAGCAGTCGGAATTTTCCTGTGGCAGCAGATGGCAATGCTAACCGGTTGCCTGATGAGCTAGGACTGCTAGACCCATCAAGCTCCGGTTCAGGGGCTACTACTCAGAGTATCGTCGCCAAGAATTCACCTTTAAATGCCAATGTTAATCATCAGAATGGCGGTGATAATGATGGATGCAGCTCTGAAACAGCTGCAGTTTTCGAGAACAAACCTTCTCATCAGAGAAGTATTTCTTCCCACAATTACAGCAGCTCTTCTGCATATAACTATCCGAGAGGAGGCCCTTCTCAAAAGGGCAATGAATGGCCTCACCGCCGAGCAGGTTTTCAAGGACGGAACCATTCTTTTGGTTCAGAAAAGGGCTTTGCTTCCTCCAAGGTGAAGCAAATATATGTGGCTAAGCAGACTAGCGGTGGGAAAACAGCAACCTCATAA